Within the Medicago truncatula cultivar Jemalong A17 chromosome 4, MtrunA17r5.0-ANR, whole genome shotgun sequence genome, the region TAAATTTAGCACGGTCGCTGACATGTCGGCGTTAGGGTGGGGGGCAGGTGGTGAGGCGTGGAGTTGGAAGAGAAGCTTGTGGGTGTGGGAGGAAGAGatggtagaggagtgtaggaTTTTAGTTGACATTGTTGTTGTACATGATAATGTTTCTGACAGGTGGCAGTGGGATTCGGATACTAATGATGGCTATACAATGAAGGTGCTTATTAAATTCTGACATCTCCGACCTTCCTTACAGTTGATGCAATAGATGAGCTTGTCTGGCATAAGCAGGTGCCGTTGAAAGTCTCTATTGTTGCTTGGCGTtttgataagtgctcaaaagtgATATAAATCTTGTGTTAATTTAGGCATTTTAATGATTTGTTTTACAAGTTATCGATGGAAAAGCTTCAATTATGTGCAATAATGCCATTTATACTTTACATGCCTTACTCAACCCTTTTTGTGCAGGAAAATGCAAGCAAGGATAAAATTGTACCAAGTTCACAAGATTTTCGCTATTAGCGAACAGCATTGCAAGTTCCATAGAGGTTTCGCCATCAGCGAAGTTGTGGGCGAAGttcagaagcagaagtccaAATTTCGCCATTAGCGAAATTGCACCAGAAGAATTTCGCCATCAGCGAACTTCAGGAAATCAAGTGGATAAGGGACACGTGGAACAACTCCATTGGTGCAGAGGCAGATTTCATACATTTCACCAATAGCGAAATATTTGGCTATTAGCGAAATTTCGCAGAAGTggcccatataaatagttttctcttctctttccaaccattattttacattgtctttgatatttttctggttttagagagagactagggcttttctagagagagaaacacaaagcaaggtagttaggagtagattcaaccCAAGATTCATTGAGACATCATGAATCTTGTCATGGaatcttcatcctttgcaaagctatcatagacatatgtagctacatctactattgtggttttgaggtattcaaacaagctattatgtaatcttttgatcatttaatatatggttctagctatttattcaatattgttgttattcttgcatTTAATgatttattgagattcaaaatgatatggacacaaacttttgaatctagaaatagaataacaatctatcttaagttatcactctagacatggatgttaatatttgataatcacttttaatctaggacttaatgcttttgggtaatttaatcgATCGGGAAATCGTCAATTAAACTatccaatcgactttgtgatcgtttaaatgtttgggaaatcgatgtttaaacgatcccttagaaataacgatatcatttggacacgaatgatattgtcgagtgattgtgataatattgtttaaaaagctagaatccgttaatcgatcgagagattgcagctgttacgcttggttgatgtctctgaccCCAAGCGAAATAGCCCCatctcttctcgttttacttttatgtcgaataggaaaatagttttacacaaacaaacaatttataccccAACACTTAatgtgacaaatattgtgaaaatgcttatgaaatacgcaactccGTGCGGAAACGATCCTGttatacttacgtgtaaatagttttatgacaTGTAAAAATCTTACATCACGTTTGCTGAAGGACAGATTACCAACAAAACTTAACCTTCAAAGGAGCGGTCTTCTCCAGGCCACAGACATTCACTCATTCTACAGGCCATTCAAAGGCTCACATGTCGTTCTTACAATTAATTTGACTTCTTTGTGTGTGGCTGGTGTGGAATGAACGCAATAACAGGGTGTTCAATAACATTGAAACACCGATTTTACAGCTTTTCAATAAAGCTAAATTTCATTCGCTTTGGTGGCTAAAAGCCAAAAACACCAATTTTGTGTACAGCTCTCAGAGATGGTGGTCGGACCCTTTTCAGTGTTTGGGTATCGACTGACCTTTTGTTGTAATTACTCTGTATTAACTGTTTGTTAATCGGGGTGAACTCTTGGGTACACCTTGTACTGAGGAGCTTTCATCGCCGTTGTTAGGTActgtttgacccgacttttttttttttttttttttcagcttctctacatttttaagaagctaggccaaacacagtatcaataaagtaccttaaaaaaagtaccttttttagaatgcataaaattgaatggaatgagctttaaccaaaagttgttgaatgctatttttcataagcacctctcttcaactcacgcatgcaaccttttcttttattttttaatattatatttcaatttgtttttttcttctatttaattttttttttaaccggtccatataatttttttaaaggaggatcaatttaattttattatctatttttgaaggaattttattatctttttatcacttatatatttaattttaatatcgtttaattatcataacctcacaaatatatttattcatgctgtcattgaatgacaccgaatatttttattccctttcttcaacctcacaaatatacacacacacacattagcgtttagagtaatattttatgtttattttttttgttacgctaatgcgtatatttttttagtgttgcgtaatgcgtacaattattatttttataaaattttgattttaattaaaagtacaagtgtagatgcctaaaaaattatacttatatatatatatatatatatatatatatatatatatatatgcatatctttttcttattaaaaaaactaaacatatatttttcaatgacaccaacaatgtaacaaatataatatcatataatataaattcatatctttttcaatgacaccaaaaatatggtattcttataacaaaatttgttatacaatataattggaaaagataaaaacaaactattatctagcttagctcagttgatatagacaatgcataaatatatgcaaggtcgcgggttcgaactccggacaccaccaaaaaaataataaattcagagttttgtacaatattttgccaaataactttagaactaagaaaaaaataaagaaaccaaataactttagtttttttcttaaagagctttattttaactttgttttaaagtaacttttagaccgaaaaaaagtctggccaaacggtaccttaatatatatatcccattttgattttttaaaaaaaataaaataaaaaaaataaagatattttagcaaatgaaatttatttgataattaaaatcaacctaagtaacattttttaaggaaaaatcaACCTCacctaattattttcttaaaaattatgcacaattccaagtaaagatatttccttcaaaataaaagtaagatatttatcatgagacaGGGGAATACTGGTAATTAAGAAGATTGTTTGATccctaaaaaaatgtatgagAATACTCCTccttactattttttattttttatttttgcggTCTTCATATACTAGGTTCCTAATTCgatttctttaagaaaataaatttcttAGAAAGGAGTCTTGTCTTTTGCTGTCCTGAACATGATTTAGTTTTGTTGCTATGAAGATATTTGGGAATTCCGTCCAAATTGTTTATGACATTCCACTAGAAATTGGTAAACACGTTTAAgaaatatattccattttatgtACTTAAATGTACACTATTTTGACTATAattctaatttaaaatataatacaagGTAAAGAAAATATTATGTACAAATATGAGagcacataaaaaaaaattcatagtaCTAATTTTGGAATTGCGATCGTCTACCGTCCAATTCATGCAATATCCCAGAGTAGTTAATCTCGATCATTTATTTAGGATCGAAAGATTCATATTGCACCGTCTATTTGTTTGTGTAGTGAAATAATCTCACCTGTCGATTTAAATCAAACAGATACGAACTAGTAGCTGTATGTGTGACATAGTTGCAACCGGGGAATCCAattccctaattttgtaggaAAGTAAATCGGGCAGTGTAAATCATGGAAGGGCTTTCTTTCCtattaaaaatttgtaaaaataaaataaaataaaatcggtTGTAACCTTTCAATTGAAGGAATTTTAGGTCATTACGTGTCCAAAAAGGTAGATACGAAAACGAGAGACTATTACTGTTGTTTCTTCAACGTAGGATTTATGGGATCCAACACATGTACAccttttgaaacaaaaataatattgaactATTTTATATGGAGTCCCGTCGTGATTTAAacgatagatagatagatagatagatgttAGGAGACATTTTATATATTGACTCCCCaatctcccaaaaaaaaacacGCTATAGTTTTACATGCATTATACCAACTTGTAGCATGTATTGTGtacatcatttttattttaaaatatcatcatAAGCAAGCGCACTCATTAATTCTTTCATAGCAATGATTTTTAAAGATTAGAAACATTTGCACTTGCTTGGATAGTGTTAGGACTTGTCAATCATCCCATGCAATTCCTCTCAATGGGTTGTTGCCTTTGCTACTTTGACTTGAAAACCTACTTGCGGGTTGGTAATCATGAGTGACCAAATTACTAAAGCACGCATCCACACATTCATATATTTGGAATATTAAGATATATAGCGATCATAATCTTCCTTCCATTCcgatcctttattttttttgaaaacgcGTAAGTTTTTTtctgattaaaaataaatcagttATACGTTAAAGATATATAAGACCATGGTCCCATGAAGAGAAGTTTACTCCAACATGTatgcatgtatgtatgtataattAAAAACACGTCAAGAAGAAATGTATTGAGAAATTTGGGTAGGACTTCCTTAGAACCCCACACaccatattaataataaattaagaaaGATATCAAGAACCTAGTTTTTATTCAGAATATATATGAAGTGGTTCATAGATATATAGGATATGGATTAATTGAATCAAATCGATTACAAAATCCTATCTATATAGCTAGATCAGATTCATTATTCCAACAATTTAATCCTTGTTACTAATTATTAATTAGTGGACTCACTTAGGGAattgttttgatcaatctctttgAATTTCAACCATCCAAACACTTATTCCTTATCTGTACGTACTGACTAAATAGCATATATAGCTTCATTCaatcaaataatataacaaGTATAAGAAATAGTGAGTccaatcaaaaaaagaaatgttGAGTGATATATTGAATCAATAAGAGAGGcacctaaaaaattaattaattaaactacACGTGTCTAACCAACGTCCCAATTTCATATACCTAATGTGAGGAATTGGGGATACAcgtgttttcattttttttttccctgaTTATTTGCTAGCTTTCTGTAACAAAGCAATCTAATATCTAAGCATTATCAATTTCCCACCTCtaattctaatttaattaattaaccatcaattaataaattattcttCTGATCTTCATTGTGCTTCAACGGTTTCTGCTCGCAAGAAGAGCACAAAGTACTATGAGTCACCACTGGTTTTGATGATAAACGTTGAGGGCATAACGGGAATTGTCCAACAACCTTGAGTTCCTGCAATTCCttctttaatcttttgttcTCATCACTTAGATTTTGACAATGTTTTTTCAACAACTCATAATCCACCTCTATCTGCTTCAGCTTAGTCCTGTGttgtataaataataaatacaacaATTTATAAACTAATGGAAATTAAATACTATAATACTACTACCTACATCCACAATCGATAACTTagtcaacaacataaataaataaataaaattaaataggtGATATATTCAGTTACGAAACCCagataatatgaagaaaaattaatgttagaCAAAAGTAACAACATAGTTATAAGATCAATGAAATGGAcccataaattaattaattaacgtACCTTGCTCTCCTGTTCTGAAACCAAACTTCAATTTGTCTTGTCTTTAAACTCAATTGGTCAGCAAGTGCTATTTTCTGAACCTGCATATATATGTGAATCCAAAACTAACGCATAAAGTTCTTGTCAAATAGAAAAACTAATTATATTATAGttgaacaaaaaagaaatagtaaatagaaaataatttgtttttcaatttgccattaaaaataataatataattcgGTCTATTAAAGTTCTACAACCttatacataatattttttaatgttgcTAAAATCACAATATGACAGATTATGTTACATGCCAATACATATtggtatgaatgaatgaatggataCCGGATTAAGAGTGTTATGGAGCTTGAAGGTGCTCTCAAGCATGGATGATTGCTCCTTTGTTAGCCTCAGTTTCTTTCTACGAtcgttgttattgttgttatcaGAATCAGTGCTACACGTTACATTTTGATAATATTGGTGTCTCTCCAAATTGATTCTTTCAcccttgttgttgttgtgtacGTTCATAGGTTCTCCTTTTGAACAAAGCTCAAAAGCTAGGTCAAAACAAGGTGCAATCACAGGTTTATTCACCAATTTCTGCTTCTTCACCTTCGTTGCACCCATTCCAAGACCGAGACATAGACCTGTATTGCATTCGTCATCACTTTCCATGGCTACAATAGTTAGTTGgttgagaaaagagaaagaaaagtagaaaaGAAGGGTGTTGGAAAATGATAGTATGATTTagtcaaataaatattattggGAAAGTTGGGATTTTATGGGAAGGGCTAAGGTGGATTTAATACAGATTTTATTGTTGGGTTTGGTCATGGTCTTGTAGATCATTCAATCtcaatcagttttttttttttttttttgacgaatTGTTGTTTTCAtcacaaacaaataataataatattagtgTTACATTTATATATGGAGTGGTTATACTATATGATACTAATTATTAATAATGATGTATAATAAAATGGGAGAGGAGAAGTAAGACCATGCGTTAGACTTGACTTATGACTCCGTTTGGAAAACTTTTCTTAATCATGATAGTATTTgacaattttagttttttaatcatttttatttcctATCATATCTTATGATTATTCCTTTGTTTCATATATTCAATATTCAATATACGTCATGTCTTACCTTATGATCGGCCCAAATGAACAAAGGTAGCacttcaatttttcttataGGATGTGTTCTTTTTTAGTTACGTTGTCCTTTATTATAAACAgaaatcattattattttatcaattgtctattattaatttctatctgataaaaaattaatatattaaatctATGAAATACTTtagaaaaatcaattaaattttgtataaataaaaattagttatgTATCGGTATATAAATGTTAATTACTTTTaagaatatttgaaaaaaatattatttactattttatttaagagGTCCATATGATGTGTCttactattttaaataaaaagtggATTTATAGTATAATTGAAAAGtggtaaattatatataaattataagaataattgaaaataatattatttactattttatttaagagGTCCATACGACCTGTCttactattttaaataaaaggtggatttataatatagtaataaaaaattctctTAATGTTATTTAGTTTGTTTGTGTTTGGGTTATTTAGAGGGAACATAACAACCGCTATTTCTGACAAAATGAAGTATCGCTTGTTCATATCTTTGATAAAGTTAAGCTATTATCTTTTTCATGGTTGAAAACTAAAAGTTCAATGTTAGATTTTGACCTTAATCATCGGTGGGTGAATCCGTCAATTTAGCCACTTAGCTTACATGCTTTGTTGGTTTCTTTGTTGTGGTATTGTATTTACCTTTGAGTTCTATTTGTGCACATCTCGTACTAGGTAGGTAGAAGCTTTTTGTGGTTAATATGCTACATTTTGTCTTGTTAAAAGGGAAGAaatgtgatatttttattaaaatttaactaTAAAAAAGTGTAAATGTTtacttttgaattattttagaGTTACAGTACCAATCGTTCGGGAGAACCCGAGTTTGATTCATTGGTGGCACAATTCTTAgccatattatattattttatggttAAACGCTAAATTATGAAGGTCTTTCCTCTAAAAAACCGAAAGATTAACCCTAAATGTTATATGCACTCGATGACTCGAACTACATAGTATTAACAAACATGTAGTTTGATGAATATTGATTTCCCATATAATGGAAAGCAATTTCCTCTAGAATTTTGCGGTACTATGAATCTAAGGGCATTTTAGAAAAGGAAAATTATGGGTTGACATCCTTTTTTTACCATACCACTCATATACCACTCcaaatgacattttttatttatatttctcttCCCTTTTATCAATTCATTTCTCCCTCGTCCACTAAACAAATGGCACATGAGGGTGTACAATGGAGGGTTGTCATATAGGATGGTCAATGTAtcattactttttaaaaaattagattagatcGGCctaaattttgtgacaatgaCGTAGCAACTGTTTAGATGACATAGACGTCCCAAACTGAAAAAATTCATTACATTCCTAAAACATATCCTTACTTAGCTAATGTTGCAGGAAACATCTTTGCCATTGATTTTACTATTTCCGTCCTTAATTAAAGTATAACTCTCAGTTTCAAATGACTTAGATAATAAgtctttttttcgtttttttgaaacaaaatattttttccagGACATCGTTGATTTTAGCTTATGACCTaacatttgtttgtttctgtgtattttttacaatgatttgttagtttaaatttaaaattaatcagTGGTAAATATAGTTTCCCCTAGAATAAGCTCGTTCTCTATGAAAATTACTACAAAAATTACGGGCTGTTATAGAATTGGTAATTATTGAGGTTGGACCACACTAATGATCAATTAATTATAGAGTTTCTAATTGTCAATAGCCAATTATTCAAGAAACGGCTTGAAATGAATGGTACTAGTATTACCTAAGGCAAAGGTAAACTGCTGCATGGTGTTAAACATTGAAATGCATGTATTAATTTGTTCTCTATATGTTGCCACTCTAAGAGGATGGAATTGAAGAGACTGATCCCCACTACTCAAACAAATGCtttaataatcatataattatgcagcTACTTGTAACATGCAAGTTGCAACACACATGTGCATTAACAAACGACAACTCGACAAGAATCTATAATGTTGTTTATTCCTACCTGTTACGGCAATACAAGAAGCtaactttcattttttcttctttccatttttagttttacaacatttcaatttttatccaTTTTGGGAATTACAACACCTCATTCATGATCTACCATTTCTTTCGGGGAATGCTAACTCCCACCGGACACTCTTAATAATTTATAAGTATCCTTAAAGAGTGTTAGGAACAATCGTTAACaaaacactttcttttttagttGTTATTTTAGAATTATGAGATGTgttatttaaatacaaaaatgtTAGATATCATATCTGGTTGTATAAAACGTAACTGAGATGTGTGTGGTGTTGGAATCAAAAAGGGAgaacaaataatataaaagtaaaaaactatatatacacCAGTTTTGTCATTGGATCACTTCAAAAACCAACAATcggtatattaaaaaaatattgctttgttttttttaacaaccatCACATATGATAGTTTAAACCAAAATCGATATTATAAGTTTTCAACCATCAAAGTGAAAGTAACTTGACTTTATCAAACATATGGTGAATTATATTCACTATAAGAATTCCCCTATTTACTAACCAATTCAAAATTGCATTACCGAGGGATTTAGACCCTCAGTAATTACTAGCGGAATAACCCCTtagtaacaacaaaaaaatcttcaatAACGTTATTAACAGAAAAAACCCTCAATAATTCAGACATTTACGCTACTGACGGATAAATCTGCCAGTAATGTTAATGACGAACTTGTCTCTAATTACCGGCGGAAATTTTCGGTCAGTAATGTTAATGAAGGATAGCTGCATGTGCCTTTGTATTACTGAGGAACATAAATCTGTCAGTAATGTTATGACAAATTAAATAATCCGCCACTAATCATTAATATCCGCCAATAATATTGTGCATTAAAAATCTGTCAATAACTCAAAATATCTATCGGTAATCTGAAAGGAAACTTCGTCAGTATTCAAAAAATCCGTCGGTAATGACGAACATActaattcaatttaaaaaaacaaaataagaaaattagaACAATCAGAAACACACATTTGGGTTTCATTCAAGAAAAACACACATCCAGAAAAACATATGTATTTAGTTTTCCCTCTGCTCCATCTCAATCGTTCTCCTTCATCTGGTTTGCCATCCAATGGTTTAAAAGGAGCAAAGGGCTGGTGTTGAAGGAGCAAAGGGCAGAACTTGGTGAACCAGGGGCGGTTCCTTTCATGTAGGAGCtaccccaaaaaaataattattcttcaATCGGTCGGTATGTATTTATATCCGGCTACCTCAAATAATAAACATTGAGCTACCCCAAACAAGTTCAATTGTTGAAAATTAAGATAAATAAGAaggtaaaaatattattacatgattgatatatatatatatatattggtttgATACTTTCAGTCTTAATAACAATTATAGAGAAAACTTtgtcaacaataaaaattatcaagacaatagtcataaataaattaaatgaacaATGAGTTTATTGCAAATAACCTATTAGTTTACAttggaaaatatattattaatctATATATTTAGTAAACACTCAATTATTTATAAAACTGGTTTCTTGAAATGCATCTTGTCCAAATTTTCTAATAGCTATTGTCAATTTTTatcctttgttgttgttttaatttacatttcatataagtaaaaattattgtgaTTTTTGTCCTGTATTTATTAATCTACAATACTTGTGATTTTTAAGTTAAGTTCAtacaattttgtttaattttagtccttgattttttgttatagatatttaatgcaagaccaaaaatatttttttgtgaaattttaaaaaatcgagACAAAAGTTGCATAAAATGTCTTTAAGGACTAAACCTTAAAAATTACAATCTATAAGACTAAAAACATACTTTATCTTTCAATTTAATATgttggtttttaaaaaaaaattatagttttttttagtaattttttattttttataattggcTCCTGCATAAACTTTTTGCTAGCTTCGCCGTTGTGGTGAACCCACACGCATGATCAAAATCTCGAAGGTTCTCTACTAATTGAGGTGAATTTCTTAAATTAGGTTCTAATTATAGCAAAAGGGGACTGGCATTGGCAATTAGGGTTAGGGAAATTGACATGCAATGAATGAGGATTGAAAACCTAGTTGATTTTCCCTTTTTGTTATTGTGTTGTTACATGTGTggattttcctttttgtttagTTAGCCTGAAAATCTTTATGTGAGATCAATGGGTATTGTGATATAGAGTGAGTTCTTGTTTCAGCCATACTTTTATGTTGTAATACATTCTCCACTTTAACAGATCTGAGAatggaaattaattaattactcacaagttgtttgttttgtgtttggcTCAATTGCATTTTGGCTCTGTTCAGGTTCAGAATTAGAATGTAGAaactttagttttatttaggAAGATAAATGTAACATAAACACTAATTAAGTACTAACTAAGACCATTTAAAATGGCTTCTAGATGAACATGGAAGTGCAAAGTAGGCCCTATGATTTGGAAGCCTTATTACCTTAAATGTTTCTTTTAGTCTTGCCATGCTTAATCTTACTCTCTTTTGCTACTTGTAGAAGTTGTTTTGGCTAAAATGTTTGATATTTGGAGTTTAATTCACCAAAGATAGATGAATGATAATGTCCTCTCATTAAATATGAGATGGTTATCAATACCTTAATTTAGTTTGTGTTTGCAGTCTATTTGTGTGATTATGTGAATTATTAACTCAAGTTGTTCTTTACATCTCTATTTGTATGATTgtgtttatttataaaatatagattgaaaCATATTGCAAAGATGTAAAATCTTCATTttctactatatatatatatatatatatatatatatatttgtatgaTACAAAAGTAAAATTTGAATGCACAAACCATCTTGCACGAGTATTTGAAATCAAAGGgctaatttaaattaattttgttgtttactGAATTTGATCTTTAGATTTCCACTTTGACTTCTAGACATTTTACCAAGATTGGTAAGGAGCAATCTATACATATACCTATTATGAGGTCTGTAAAGTCTTCCCGGATACTTATCCAGCCAGATAAAATTACTGACTGTTCGCTTCATATTTTGCCGAGGTGTTCCCATTCATCTTCTGATcttaagcacatttttaaggtTGTCATATTTTTAGCTGCTTAGACCTTAGTTGAGAGAGATTGAGATTTGAGAGAGAGGGTGAAAAGAGAAGAGGCGCTGCTGTTGTGAGTGAGTGTACTGTAAGTGttttatctattaaaaaaaaaaaaatagggaaaaGCATGTGGAGCTATAGTCCCACATAACAGCCGAGTGATCTTTCGGTTCTGCAGTTTTCTATTAACCTTGTTATTTTTTGCTGTCATGGCCTGTTGTTGGTGTATTGTTCCCTTGCCCTTTTAGATACTGCTTGTGTCGGGGCCTGTTGTTGGTGTGTTGTTTAGGCTGGCGCGGTCTGAAGGCCTTCTGCAGCTGCTGGTatgttgttaaaaataaaaaaactatgacTGTGTGAAGGTTTGAATGCATAAACTCTCACCtcaattttctttattattttgattttgtcacTAAAACTTGGTGTTTGAGATGTTTGAAGTGTTCAGTTAATGTTAATTTCTTGTttcacttttttgttttctagAAGCTTTGATAACATGTTAATTGACATTTAAGGGTCAAGCAACATTTAAGAGTTTCCCTGATAGCTCGGTATGGTGGTGATCGCGTTTTGCTTGACACGCTAAAGACCATGTATCCTTCAAGCGTTTCTTAAGCTTGGCAGTTATCTCCAAGCTGAGGCAGATTGTACAAAAGCAATAAGAATTGACAAAAAGAGTATGAAGACATACTTCCATACAGGTACAACTAGAGAGATGCTGGGCTACTACAAAGAAGCAATTGTTGATTTTAAATATGCCCTTGTACTTGAGCCAACCAACAAAAGGGCTGCTTCAACTGCTGAAAGATTGAGGAATCTA harbors:
- the LOC11443759 gene encoding homeobox-leucine zipper protein HAT22, whose amino-acid sequence is MESDDECNTGLCLGLGMGATKVKKQKLVNKPVIAPCFDLAFELCSKGEPMNVHNNNKGERINLERHQYYQNVTCSTDSDNNNNNDRRKKLRLTKEQSSMLESTFKLHNTLNPVQKIALADQLSLKTRQIEVWFQNRRARTKLKQIEVDYELLKKHCQNLSDENKRLKKELQELKVVGQFPLCPQRLSSKPVVTHSTLCSSCEQKPLKHNEDQKNNLLIDG